The Actinobacillus equuli genome includes a window with the following:
- the gmhB gene encoding D-glycero-beta-D-manno-heptose 1,7-bisphosphate 7-phosphatase: MANKAIFLDRDGTINIDHGYVHQIDDFQFIEGVGKALKQLQDKGYLLVLVTNQSGIARGYFSEEQFNQLTEWMDWSLDEDYRVVLDGIYYCPHHPEGKGEYKEDCDCRKPKAGMFTQAIADLDIDPAQSYMVGDKLEDLLAAEAAGVKTKVLVRTGKAVTAEGEAKADLVLDSLVDLVRYIK, encoded by the coding sequence ATGGCGAATAAAGCGATATTTTTAGATCGTGACGGTACGATCAATATTGATCACGGTTATGTACATCAAATTGACGATTTTCAATTTATTGAGGGTGTCGGCAAGGCGTTAAAGCAGCTACAAGATAAAGGTTATCTATTGGTATTGGTCACCAATCAATCCGGTATTGCGCGCGGCTATTTCAGTGAAGAGCAATTTAATCAATTAACGGAATGGATGGATTGGTCGCTGGATGAAGATTACAGGGTTGTGTTAGACGGTATCTACTATTGTCCGCATCACCCGGAAGGCAAAGGCGAATATAAAGAAGATTGCGATTGTCGTAAACCGAAAGCTGGAATGTTTACTCAAGCGATTGCCGATTTGGATATTGATCCGGCTCAGTCGTATATGGTCGGCGATAAATTAGAAGATCTGTTAGCGGCTGAAGCTGCTGGCGTGAAAACAAAAGTGTTAGTACGTACCGGTAAAGCGGTTACCGCAGAAGGCGAAGCGAAAGCCGATCTGGTATTAGACAGCTTAGTGGATTTAGTCCGTTAT
- the bcp gene encoding thioredoxin-dependent thiol peroxidase: protein MNTLKAGEQAPQFTLLDQHEQPVSLSQFAGKKVLVYFYPKALTPGCTTQACGLRDSKSELEELNVVVLGISPDLPKKLAQFVEKKALNFTLLSDADHQVAEAFGVWGEKKFMGRTYDGIHRISFLVNEQGIIEQVFDKFKTGEHHQMVVDFVKGTK, encoded by the coding sequence ATGAATACACTTAAAGCAGGCGAGCAAGCGCCTCAATTTACTTTGTTAGATCAGCACGAACAACCGGTTTCACTTAGCCAATTTGCCGGTAAAAAAGTGCTGGTTTATTTTTATCCGAAAGCCTTAACCCCAGGCTGCACTACACAAGCTTGCGGCTTACGTGACAGTAAGTCGGAATTAGAGGAATTAAATGTGGTGGTGTTAGGCATTAGCCCAGATTTACCGAAAAAATTAGCGCAATTTGTCGAGAAAAAAGCACTGAATTTCACGCTATTGTCTGATGCGGATCACCAAGTTGCCGAAGCATTCGGTGTATGGGGCGAGAAAAAATTTATGGGCAGAACCTATGACGGCATTCACCGTATCAGTTTTTTAGTGAATGAACAGGGCATAATTGAGCAAGTATTCGATAAATTCAAAACCGGTGAGCATCATCAAATGGTGGTTGATTTTGTAAAAGGAACGAAATAA
- the hemW gene encoding radical SAM family heme chaperone HemW, with protein MNLALPPLSLYIHIPWCVQKCPYCDFNSHAQKGVIPEAEYIQHLLADLSQDLTAYQAAIGDRKIHSIFIGGGTPSLFSAEGIAYLLAEVEKRIPFEENIEITLEANPGTAEAERFLGYAQGGVTRISMGIQSFEPEKLLKLGRIHDSNEAKQAVIFAQNSAKSGLQSFNIDLMHGLPNQSVAQALDDLRQGIALAPPHLSWYQLTIEPNTMFYYRQPTLPDDDELWDIFEQGHQLLTAAGYEQYETSAYAKKGYQCRHNLNYWRFGDYLAIGCGAHGKISYPTGEIYRFSKTKHPKGYMRGEYRYSQDLIELADRPFEFFMNRFRLLEATPKQEFEFYTGLDREIVRPTMDWALSKNYITETEKYWQITQHGKLFLNELLEGFLE; from the coding sequence GTGAATTTAGCCCTTCCTCCATTAAGTCTTTATATCCATATTCCGTGGTGCGTACAAAAATGTCCGTACTGCGATTTCAATTCACATGCGCAAAAAGGTGTGATTCCGGAAGCGGAATATATTCAACATTTACTTGCAGATTTATCGCAAGATTTGACCGCTTATCAGGCGGCAATCGGTGATCGCAAAATTCATTCGATTTTTATTGGCGGCGGCACACCAAGTCTGTTTTCGGCAGAGGGGATTGCTTATCTGTTGGCAGAAGTCGAAAAGCGTATTCCGTTTGAAGAGAATATTGAGATTACCCTAGAGGCGAATCCCGGTACGGCGGAAGCGGAACGCTTTCTGGGCTATGCACAGGGTGGAGTAACACGTATTTCGATGGGGATCCAAAGTTTCGAGCCGGAAAAACTGCTCAAACTCGGGCGAATCCATGATTCAAATGAAGCGAAACAAGCGGTCATTTTTGCACAAAATTCTGCAAAATCCGGTTTGCAAAGTTTTAATATCGACTTAATGCACGGCTTACCGAATCAATCGGTGGCACAAGCACTGGACGATTTACGACAGGGGATTGCGCTCGCACCACCACATTTATCGTGGTATCAATTAACCATTGAGCCGAACACAATGTTTTATTATCGCCAGCCGACTTTACCGGACGATGACGAATTATGGGATATTTTCGAGCAAGGTCATCAGTTACTCACCGCCGCCGGCTATGAGCAGTATGAAACTTCGGCGTATGCGAAAAAAGGTTATCAATGCCGTCATAACCTCAATTATTGGCGTTTTGGCGACTATTTGGCGATTGGTTGCGGAGCGCACGGTAAGATTAGTTATCCGACCGGCGAAATTTACCGCTTCAGCAAAACCAAACATCCGAAAGGCTATATGCGAGGCGAATATCGCTACAGCCAAGATTTGATTGAGCTTGCTGATCGTCCGTTTGAATTTTTTATGAATCGTTTCCGCTTATTGGAAGCGACCCCAAAACAAGAATTTGAGTTCTACACCGGTCTTGATCGTGAAATCGTTAGACCAACGATGGATTGGGCATTAAGCAAAAATTACATCACGGAAACCGAAAAATATTGGCAGATCACCCAGCACGGTAAGCTATTTTTAAATGAATTATTGGAAGGTTTTTTAGAATAG
- a CDS encoding ABC transporter substrate-binding protein, with product MASHFDYSESRRHFMKLMAGVGAGFAFSGTLGTFSNSAFAATGKSIEAGIAYPISTGFDPLTSSGASSLAANLHIFEGLVDLHPATRQPYLALAAKEPEQKDEVTYHITLREGATFHDGKPVTTEDVVYSFERVLDPAKASLFAQFIPFIASVKALDDKVVEFKLKYPFALFKERLTIVKIVPKHIVEAGQSAFDAKPIGSGPYKFVSATKDDRIVFEANTAYNGIYPAKVDKMTWFLLSDDAARVTAQESGRVQAIESVPYLDAERLKRKGKVESVQSFGLLFLMFNCEKAPFDNPKVRQALHYGLDTQKLIDIVFLGNAKAASSYVQDTHPDYVKAASQYDFDKAKAEALLAEAGITSLTFELLATDHAWVKECAPLILESWNALKGVKVSLKHLQSGALYGAHVDKGAFEVVIAPGDPSVFGNDLDLLLSWWYRGDVWPKRRFRWANTPEYAEVQKLLDEAVRAKTPLDAKAAWEKAINIIAQQVPLYPIVHRKLPTAWSDKSLTGFQPLPTTGLSFLGVERK from the coding sequence ATGGCTTCTCATTTTGATTATAGTGAATCTCGCCGCCATTTTATGAAACTCATGGCTGGAGTTGGAGCCGGTTTTGCGTTTTCCGGTACATTAGGCACTTTTTCAAATAGCGCTTTTGCTGCTACAGGTAAAAGTATTGAAGCGGGAATCGCTTATCCGATTTCTACCGGATTCGATCCTCTCACATCAAGTGGTGCATCATCATTAGCGGCTAACTTACATATTTTCGAAGGCTTAGTGGATTTACATCCGGCAACTCGCCAGCCTTATTTAGCTTTAGCGGCAAAAGAACCTGAACAAAAAGATGAGGTAACTTACCACATTACTTTACGTGAAGGCGCGACTTTCCACGATGGTAAACCCGTTACTACCGAAGATGTGGTTTACTCATTTGAACGTGTATTAGATCCAGCTAAAGCCTCACTATTCGCCCAATTTATTCCGTTTATCGCTTCGGTAAAAGCGCTTGACGATAAAGTGGTTGAATTTAAATTAAAATATCCGTTTGCCTTATTTAAAGAACGTTTAACCATTGTCAAAATCGTACCGAAACATATCGTAGAAGCCGGTCAATCTGCGTTTGATGCTAAACCTATCGGTTCCGGTCCTTATAAATTTGTGTCTGCGACCAAAGACGATCGCATTGTCTTTGAAGCCAATACCGCTTATAACGGTATTTATCCGGCTAAAGTAGATAAAATGACCTGGTTCTTATTATCAGACGATGCAGCTCGTGTGACCGCACAAGAATCCGGACGCGTACAAGCGATTGAATCCGTACCGTATCTCGATGCGGAACGCCTAAAACGTAAAGGAAAAGTGGAATCGGTGCAATCATTCGGATTACTGTTCTTAATGTTTAACTGTGAAAAAGCACCGTTTGATAATCCGAAAGTACGCCAAGCGTTACATTATGGCTTAGATACACAAAAATTAATCGATATTGTGTTCTTAGGCAATGCGAAAGCGGCAAGTTCTTATGTCCAAGACACCCATCCTGATTATGTAAAAGCTGCCAGCCAATATGATTTTGATAAAGCGAAAGCCGAAGCGCTTCTAGCAGAAGCCGGTATAACCTCATTAACCTTCGAATTACTGGCAACCGACCACGCTTGGGTGAAAGAATGCGCGCCACTTATTCTTGAGTCTTGGAACGCATTAAAAGGCGTAAAAGTTAGTTTGAAACACCTACAATCCGGTGCGCTTTATGGTGCTCATGTGGATAAAGGTGCATTCGAAGTGGTTATTGCACCGGGCGATCCGTCTGTGTTTGGTAACGACTTAGATTTATTACTCAGCTGGTGGTACCGTGGTGATGTTTGGCCGAAACGCCGTTTCCGTTGGGCGAATACACCGGAGTATGCCGAAGTGCAAAAATTACTTGATGAGGCTGTCCGCGCTAAAACGCCACTTGATGCAAAAGCCGCATGGGAAAAAGCGATCAATATTATTGCACAACAAGTGCCGCTTTACCCGATTGTACACCGTAAATTACCGACCGCATGGAGCGATAAATCTCTCACCGGTTTCCAACCGTTACCGACCACGGGCTTATCATTCCTTGGCGTAGAACGTAAATAA
- a CDS encoding ABC transporter permease, with protein sequence MEIVLRLLLRRLMALPIMILGVTALVFLVLQFTPGDPATVALGESATEAAKEIYREQHGLNDPVIVQYFRFLGNLLVLDFGMTTPPEQPIIDMIAKAFPLTLQLTFIGVFLAAIVSFSLGILAALYRDRWIDQVIRLVSVAAVATPSFWLGILLIQYFSLKLDWLPSGGFVSFSEDPNEYFRSMILPSLALAVPVCASLIRVVRTTMVEEMDKDYVRTAIGNGVPYSTVIRHNVLRNALITPVTVLGLRVGYLLGGAVVIEQIFDLPGMGKLIFNGIVNHDLHLVQGVVLTIAFTFVLVNIIVDILYLLINPKIRSL encoded by the coding sequence ATGGAAATTGTACTTCGCCTTTTACTGCGCCGTTTAATGGCATTGCCTATCATGATTTTAGGTGTTACCGCCTTAGTTTTTTTAGTCTTACAATTCACACCCGGTGATCCCGCCACAGTTGCCTTAGGTGAAAGTGCAACCGAAGCTGCCAAAGAGATCTATCGCGAACAACACGGTTTAAATGATCCGGTGATTGTTCAATATTTCCGTTTTCTCGGAAATTTGTTAGTACTGGATTTCGGTATGACTACGCCACCGGAACAGCCGATTATTGATATGATTGCCAAAGCATTTCCGCTCACGCTACAGCTCACTTTTATCGGGGTATTTTTAGCAGCAATCGTCTCTTTTTCTTTAGGTATTCTTGCCGCACTTTATCGTGATCGTTGGATAGACCAAGTAATTCGCCTAGTTTCGGTAGCTGCGGTTGCCACACCGTCTTTCTGGCTTGGTATCTTACTGATTCAATACTTTTCTTTAAAACTGGATTGGTTACCGTCCGGCGGTTTTGTATCGTTCAGTGAGGATCCGAACGAATATTTCCGTTCGATGATTTTACCGTCACTTGCGCTTGCCGTACCGGTTTGTGCCTCATTAATTCGTGTCGTGCGTACCACAATGGTGGAAGAAATGGATAAAGATTACGTGCGTACCGCAATTGGTAATGGTGTGCCTTACTCAACCGTGATTCGTCATAATGTCTTACGAAACGCATTAATCACACCGGTGACCGTACTTGGTTTACGGGTCGGCTATTTACTCGGTGGTGCGGTAGTGATTGAACAAATCTTCGATCTTCCGGGTATGGGTAAACTTATCTTTAACGGTATCGTGAACCACGACTTACACTTAGTGCAAGGTGTGGTGCTTACTATCGCCTTTACCTTCGTATTAGTTAATATCATTGTTGATATTCTCTATTTGCTCATCAATCCAAAAATTCGGAGTCTATAA
- a CDS encoding dipeptide/oligopeptide/nickel ABC transporter permease/ATP-binding protein has protein sequence MFRQGLAARLANGGARFRALSTSSKIALIFILFVACIAILAPIVAPYDPLQTLRPVQAPSGDYLFGTDRLGRDIFSRMVWGARTSLFIGLGAVGVAILFGGILGATAATADKFGNEVIMRLMDILMAFPGIALAAVLLATFGNSVPVIIITIAVVYTPQLARVVRANVVSQWEEDYVRAERVLGGSRTYILVKHVVRNTAAPVLVFATVMVADAIVFEASLSFLGAGVQPPFPSWGNILSEGRNLVLSGFWWATTFAGIMILLTVLALNILAEGLTDALVNPKLKSSPKTKEDVAKPLSTDVQEAMAETLALKRYLLKLHEKETTRTDRMQLNTNAKPILQVKNLSIRFPNRYGEIPLVDNISFTVHEGETMGLVGESGCGKSITAFSIMGLLPKTAQITGEILFTDRSGKQHNLLKSDQLNELRGHEISMIYQDALSALNPSMRIKDQMAQLISRGGKQSAETLLQWVKLDPEKTLNRYPHELSGGQRQRVLIAMALAREPKLLIADEPTTALDVVVQAEVIKLLNELREKLGFAMVFVSHDLALVAQMAHHITVMYAGQVVEAAPTTPLLANPTHEYTRGLLGSVLSTELRAERLYQIPGSVPSPFDFAKGDRFASRSLRPEADPEQHLQLVATDDHPQHFWASHLATQEKRVEG, from the coding sequence ATGTTTCGTCAAGGATTAGCCGCTCGACTAGCTAACGGTGGCGCTAGATTTAGAGCATTATCAACCAGTTCAAAAATTGCATTGATTTTCATCTTATTTGTGGCTTGCATTGCAATTTTAGCCCCGATTGTTGCCCCGTATGATCCATTACAAACCCTTCGACCGGTACAAGCACCAAGCGGTGACTATCTATTCGGTACCGATCGTTTAGGGCGTGATATTTTCTCCCGTATGGTTTGGGGGGCGAGAACTTCACTCTTTATCGGTTTAGGCGCGGTAGGTGTCGCCATCTTGTTTGGTGGCATTCTAGGTGCAACCGCCGCAACCGCAGACAAATTCGGTAACGAAGTGATCATGCGTTTAATGGATATTTTGATGGCATTCCCGGGCATTGCTCTTGCCGCAGTATTACTTGCGACCTTTGGTAACTCCGTTCCGGTGATTATCATTACCATAGCGGTCGTTTATACGCCGCAACTTGCAAGGGTGGTACGTGCGAATGTCGTATCCCAATGGGAAGAAGATTATGTGCGTGCCGAACGCGTGTTAGGCGGTAGCCGTACTTATATTTTAGTTAAACACGTTGTACGTAATACTGCCGCACCGGTATTAGTGTTTGCCACGGTAATGGTGGCGGATGCAATCGTATTTGAAGCTTCACTTTCATTCTTAGGTGCCGGCGTACAACCACCGTTCCCGTCTTGGGGTAATATTTTATCGGAAGGACGCAACCTTGTTTTAAGTGGCTTCTGGTGGGCGACAACTTTTGCTGGAATTATGATTCTGCTTACCGTATTAGCATTAAATATCTTGGCGGAAGGTTTAACCGATGCGTTAGTTAATCCAAAACTAAAAAGCTCACCAAAAACCAAAGAAGATGTCGCAAAACCGCTTTCAACCGATGTGCAAGAAGCGATGGCGGAAACACTCGCTTTAAAACGTTATTTGCTGAAATTACATGAGAAAGAAACGACTCGCACAGATCGCATGCAATTAAATACAAATGCGAAACCGATTTTACAAGTGAAAAATTTATCGATTCGCTTCCCGAATCGTTACGGTGAAATTCCGCTGGTTGATAACATCAGCTTTACCGTACATGAAGGCGAAACAATGGGCTTAGTCGGTGAATCCGGTTGCGGTAAATCAATTACCGCCTTCTCTATCATGGGCTTATTACCGAAAACCGCTCAAATCACCGGTGAAATCTTATTTACCGATCGTAGCGGTAAACAGCACAATTTACTTAAATCTGATCAATTAAATGAGCTTAGAGGTCATGAAATTTCAATGATTTACCAAGATGCGTTAAGTGCGCTTAACCCGTCTATGCGAATCAAAGACCAAATGGCACAGCTGATTAGCCGAGGTGGAAAACAAAGCGCAGAAACCTTATTACAATGGGTAAAACTCGATCCGGAAAAAACACTTAACCGTTATCCGCACGAGCTTTCAGGCGGACAGCGCCAACGTGTATTGATTGCAATGGCACTCGCTCGTGAGCCTAAATTATTAATCGCCGATGAACCGACCACTGCGCTCGATGTTGTAGTACAAGCCGAAGTGATCAAACTCTTAAATGAATTACGTGAAAAACTAGGTTTTGCGATGGTGTTCGTCAGCCACGATCTCGCACTCGTTGCACAAATGGCACACCACATCACGGTCATGTATGCAGGTCAGGTGGTTGAAGCGGCACCGACTACACCGCTCTTAGCAAATCCGACCCACGAATATACGCGTGGTTTACTCGGTTCGGTTCTCTCAACCGAATTACGTGCCGAACGCTTATATCAAATTCCGGGCAGCGTACCGTCACCGTTCGACTTTGCGAAAGGTGACCGCTTCGCCAGCCGTTCATTACGTCCGGAAGCGGATCCGGAGCAACATTTACAACTGGTTGCTACTGATGATCATCCACAACATTTTTGGGCATCACATTTAGCAACACAAGAAAAACGCGTGGAGGGATAA
- a CDS encoding ABC transporter ATP-binding protein, with amino-acid sequence MSMKVLKEQPILELSDIVMQFASRDGTLFNPKKFTAVDNVSLSIYAGETVGLVGQSGCGKSTLASIMIGLQKPTSGTVKFNGLQMKYGSTEARKQFGRQVSVIFQDPATALNPRMRVLDILKDPMDIHNVLQPHEREKRVYELLSRVGLPRSAALVEPTRLSGGQKQRVAIARALALNPKLIVADEPTSALDVSVRAQVLNLLADLKKELNLAMVFISHDLQTVHQVSDRIVVMNGGKVVETGSSSEVFNSPKEEYTRTLINAAPSLL; translated from the coding sequence ATGAGTATGAAAGTGTTAAAAGAACAACCGATTCTTGAGTTATCCGATATTGTGATGCAATTTGCATCTCGAGACGGTACTTTGTTTAATCCGAAAAAATTCACAGCGGTAGATAATGTCAGTTTATCAATCTATGCAGGGGAAACGGTCGGGTTAGTCGGTCAATCCGGCTGCGGTAAATCGACCTTAGCCAGTATTATGATCGGTTTGCAAAAACCGACTTCCGGCACGGTTAAATTTAACGGCTTACAAATGAAATATGGTAGCACCGAAGCCCGTAAACAGTTCGGTCGTCAAGTTTCAGTGATTTTCCAGGATCCGGCAACCGCGCTCAATCCTCGTATGCGTGTATTGGATATTTTAAAAGATCCGATGGATATTCATAACGTATTGCAACCGCACGAACGAGAAAAACGAGTGTACGAATTACTCTCTCGAGTCGGTTTACCTCGTTCCGCCGCTTTAGTTGAGCCGACCCGTTTATCCGGCGGTCAAAAACAACGTGTCGCCATTGCCAGAGCCTTAGCGCTCAACCCTAAACTGATTGTTGCCGATGAACCGACTTCCGCACTTGACGTATCGGTACGAGCACAAGTGTTAAATTTACTTGCTGATCTTAAAAAAGAGCTGAATCTGGCGATGGTGTTTATCTCCCACGATTTACAAACCGTGCATCAAGTTTCGGATCGCATTGTGGTGATGAACGGCGGAAAAGTGGTGGAAACCGGTAGTTCAAGCGAAGTATTCAATTCGCCAAAAGAAGAATACACTCGCACACTGATTAATGCCGCACCGTCATTATTGTAA
- a CDS encoding FAD-dependent oxidoreductase, which translates to MQSIQITQTIYTDLLIVGSGIAGLAAAVEAERLGLKTTLISKTPIGSGASFFPLKATLGIQVTGENDSEKFQQDIERVGKGRTNPKVVKAYIEDSPQAIGLLEKIGFKPWLRNDNRPACFAEYPRPIYLINNWREAAQRAKQILDSQSTNVYEQATLLHIVTEQNQVQGAVFSLNISGQICYIFCKTSQIILASGGIAGLYKDNLYPADIIGSTHSIAQQAGAKLTNLAFIQFIPSFVEPKYKVLFGEHTLKYVTKITDENGQDLFSHLTQTQFQQMMLARSHYAPFSVDFPCVEFDLVMMKHLLANPQQKGIYLHYSPELYQDKQEFYTVYLNWLRQEVGIDLVKDKIAIAPFAHSCNGGIEIDEYGESCVAGLFAIGEIAHCIEGANRLGGNSVGGGLVFAKRAVVQAVKNLQKITKIQPLANTDTYRLQAEKVLNRLNNPNGDNSLLASELLKQIREQMARFANVYRTKANLTLLLNELQQLEKRFNPLAHHQQQGIEIFYALKTAQLVVSQMLNEPNSLGAHYLC; encoded by the coding sequence ATGCAATCAATTCAAATTACCCAAACGATTTATACGGATTTACTTATTGTCGGTTCAGGTATTGCCGGGCTTGCGGCGGCAGTTGAAGCGGAACGACTTGGGCTGAAAACGACGTTAATCAGCAAAACGCCTATTGGTTCAGGCGCAAGTTTCTTTCCGTTAAAAGCCACACTGGGCATTCAAGTGACCGGTGAAAATGATTCGGAAAAATTCCAACAAGATATTGAACGTGTCGGTAAAGGCAGAACCAATCCAAAAGTAGTGAAAGCCTATATTGAAGACTCGCCCCAAGCGATTGGATTACTCGAAAAAATCGGCTTTAAGCCTTGGCTACGCAACGACAATCGCCCAGCCTGTTTCGCCGAGTATCCCCGCCCTATTTATCTGATCAATAATTGGCGGGAAGCCGCTCAACGGGCGAAACAAATTCTTGATAGCCAATCCACTAATGTTTATGAACAAGCGACACTACTGCATATCGTTACCGAACAAAATCAAGTGCAAGGAGCGGTGTTTAGCCTAAATATAAGCGGTCAAATTTGCTATATTTTTTGCAAAACCAGCCAAATCATTTTAGCAAGCGGTGGCATTGCCGGCTTGTATAAAGACAATCTTTATCCGGCGGATATTATCGGCTCAACGCATTCCATCGCTCAACAAGCCGGTGCAAAATTGACTAATCTCGCTTTTATTCAATTTATCCCCTCGTTTGTCGAACCGAAATACAAAGTGTTATTTGGCGAACATACGCTGAAATACGTCACTAAAATTACCGATGAAAACGGGCAAGATCTGTTCTCGCATCTCACTCAAACACAATTTCAACAAATGATGTTAGCCCGCAGCCATTATGCGCCGTTTAGTGTGGATTTCCCTTGTGTCGAATTCGATTTGGTGATGATGAAACATTTATTGGCTAACCCACAGCAAAAAGGCATTTACCTGCACTATAGCCCAGAGCTTTATCAAGATAAGCAAGAGTTTTATACGGTTTATCTCAACTGGTTACGTCAAGAAGTAGGGATAGATTTAGTTAAAGATAAGATTGCGATTGCGCCATTTGCACATAGCTGCAACGGCGGAATTGAAATTGATGAATACGGTGAATCTTGTGTCGCCGGATTGTTTGCGATTGGTGAAATCGCCCATTGTATTGAAGGGGCAAACCGCTTAGGTGGAAATTCGGTTGGAGGAGGATTAGTATTCGCCAAACGGGCGGTAGTACAAGCGGTCAAAAATTTGCAAAAAATTACCAAAATTCAACCGCTTGCAAACACTGACACTTATCGTTTACAGGCTGAAAAAGTGCTTAACCGGTTAAACAATCCAAACGGCGATAATTCCCTGCTTGCCAGTGAGCTACTCAAACAAATTCGTGAACAAATGGCTCGTTTTGCTAATGTGTATCGCACCAAAGCCAACTTAACCTTACTGTTGAACGAACTGCAACAGCTCGAAAAACGTTTTAATCCGCTTGCTCATCATCAGCAACAAGGCATCGAAATCTTTTATGCACTGAAAACTGCACAACTTGTCGTTTCTCAGATGCTAAACGAACCGAATAGTTTAGGCGCGCATTACTTATGCTGA
- a CDS encoding 5-methyltetrahydropteroyltriglutamate--homocysteine S-methyltransferase — protein sequence MSQLFPTATQRTSAPYRFDIVGSFLRTDPIKQARQQCSCGDISCADLTQVEDAEIAKLVEHQKAVGLHAVTDGEFRRTFWHMDFLAALDGIQEVDAEKFSVQFKHHSVRPKTIKIVDKVDFSESHPFVEHFRSLQKIAGETEVKFTIPSPSMLHLITNVRTEDYQPIARYENNNQLLLDDIADAYIKAMNVFYKLGCRNLQLDDTSWGEFCAEDKRAAYKARGLDLDQIAKDYVYMVNKIIDAKPADDIAITMHICRGNFRSTWFSAGGYEPVAETLFGTCRIDGFFLEYDSDRSGDFKPLRFIKDQQVVLGLITSKDGELENRDEVIARIQEAAQYVDINQLCLSPQCGFASTEEGNILTEEQQWAKLNFIREISEEVWGK from the coding sequence ATGTCTCAATTATTCCCTACGGCAACGCAACGTACTTCTGCACCTTACCGTTTTGATATTGTCGGTAGCTTTTTACGTACGGATCCGATTAAACAAGCTCGTCAGCAATGTTCATGCGGCGATATTTCATGTGCGGATTTAACCCAAGTAGAAGATGCGGAAATTGCAAAATTAGTTGAACATCAAAAAGCAGTAGGTTTACACGCGGTAACTGACGGCGAATTTCGCCGTACGTTCTGGCATATGGATTTTTTAGCCGCATTAGACGGTATTCAGGAAGTGGACGCAGAGAAGTTCTCGGTACAATTTAAACACCACAGCGTACGTCCGAAAACAATTAAGATTGTTGATAAAGTGGATTTTTCGGAATCGCACCCGTTTGTAGAACATTTCCGTTCGTTACAAAAAATTGCCGGTGAAACGGAAGTGAAATTTACTATCCCATCACCTTCAATGTTACATTTGATTACCAATGTACGTACGGAAGATTACCAGCCGATTGCACGTTATGAAAATAACAACCAATTATTGTTAGACGATATTGCCGATGCGTATATTAAAGCGATGAACGTGTTCTATAAATTAGGTTGCCGCAATTTACAATTAGATGATACCAGCTGGGGTGAATTTTGTGCCGAGGACAAACGTGCAGCCTATAAAGCACGTGGTTTAGATTTAGACCAAATTGCCAAAGATTACGTATATATGGTTAATAAAATCATTGATGCAAAACCAGCGGATGATATTGCAATTACTATGCATATTTGTCGTGGTAACTTCCGTTCAACGTGGTTCTCGGCAGGCGGTTATGAGCCGGTGGCGGAAACTTTATTCGGCACCTGTCGCATTGACGGTTTCTTCTTAGAGTACGATTCTGATCGTTCGGGTGATTTCAAACCGTTACGTTTTATCAAAGATCAACAAGTAGTTTTAGGCTTAATCACCTCAAAAGACGGTGAATTAGAAAATCGTGATGAAGTAATTGCTCGTATTCAAGAAGCGGCACAATATGTGGACATTAATCAGCTTTGTTTAAGTCCGCAATGTGGCTTTGCGTCAACCGAAGAAGGTAATATTCTGACGGAAGAGCAACAATGGGCAAAACTGAACTTTATTCGTGAAATCAGCGAAGAAGTTTGGGGCAAATAA